A single genomic interval of Mucilaginibacter boryungensis harbors:
- the gltX gene encoding glutamate--tRNA ligase has translation MTDKKVRVRFAPSPTGGLHLGGVRTVLFNYLFARQHGGDFVLRIEDTDQSRYVEGAEQYILDCLQWCGITPDESPVAGGKYAPYRQSERKTIYRQYAEKLVMEGYAYYAFDTPEELDKNRKEIPNFQYGHAYRDTLRNSLNLPQHEVDQLLDAGTPHVIRIKMPVDEQVSFTDMIRGQVSFDTNQVDDKVLLKADGMPTYHLAVVVDDYLMKITHAFRGEEWLPSAPVHLLLWKYLGWYDDMPQWAHLPLILKPDGHGKLSKRDGARLGFPVFAMNWFDAKTGELTPGFRELGFLPQAFVNLLAMLGWNDGTEQEIFTMDELVQKFSIDRVSKAGAKFDFEKAKWYNAEWIKRSEAESLKPEVIAVLADKGVNAKDDQYLLTVIDLIKDRVTLLPDFYQQSVYFFEQPKEYDLAAVKPKWTDAKTDFFKEFMTKINSLTNYEAVELENTFKAFMEEKGFKMGDVMLPFRIMLVGGKFGPHVFDIAALLGKEETIKRIEGALVAFTA, from the coding sequence ATGACAGATAAAAAAGTGAGGGTGCGTTTTGCGCCGAGTCCTACCGGCGGGTTGCACCTGGGCGGCGTGCGTACTGTATTATTTAATTACCTATTTGCACGCCAGCATGGCGGCGATTTTGTTTTACGTATTGAAGATACCGACCAAAGCCGCTATGTAGAGGGCGCTGAACAATATATTTTAGATTGCCTGCAATGGTGCGGCATTACCCCCGATGAAAGCCCGGTGGCTGGCGGCAAATATGCACCATATCGCCAAAGCGAACGTAAAACCATCTACCGTCAGTACGCTGAAAAACTGGTGATGGAAGGTTATGCTTATTACGCTTTCGATACCCCCGAAGAACTGGATAAGAACCGAAAGGAGATACCAAACTTTCAATACGGGCATGCTTACCGCGACACGCTGCGCAATTCACTAAACCTGCCCCAGCACGAGGTTGACCAACTGCTGGACGCCGGAACGCCGCATGTTATCCGCATAAAAATGCCGGTAGATGAGCAGGTAAGCTTTACCGATATGATACGCGGGCAGGTAAGCTTTGATACCAACCAAGTTGATGATAAGGTACTATTAAAGGCCGACGGGATGCCCACCTACCATTTGGCGGTAGTAGTTGATGATTACCTGATGAAGATAACCCACGCTTTCCGCGGCGAGGAGTGGTTGCCATCGGCGCCGGTGCACTTGCTGTTATGGAAGTATTTGGGCTGGTATGATGATATGCCCCAATGGGCGCATTTGCCGCTGATATTAAAACCCGATGGCCATGGCAAACTAAGCAAGCGCGACGGAGCACGGCTGGGCTTTCCGGTTTTTGCTATGAATTGGTTTGATGCCAAAACAGGCGAATTGACCCCCGGCTTCCGCGAACTGGGTTTTTTACCCCAGGCTTTTGTGAACCTGCTGGCTATGCTGGGCTGGAACGATGGCACCGAACAGGAAATTTTTACAATGGACGAACTGGTGCAGAAATTTTCGATCGATCGGGTGAGCAAGGCCGGCGCTAAATTCGATTTCGAGAAAGCTAAATGGTATAATGCCGAATGGATAAAGAGATCGGAAGCCGAAAGTTTGAAGCCGGAAGTGATTGCGGTTTTAGCTGATAAGGGCGTTAACGCAAAGGATGACCAGTATCTGTTAACTGTAATTGACCTGATAAAGGACCGCGTTACCCTGCTGCCCGATTTTTACCAGCAATCGGTTTACTTTTTTGAACAGCCAAAGGAATACGACCTGGCCGCAGTAAAACCTAAATGGACAGATGCAAAGACGGATTTTTTTAAAGAGTTTATGACTAAAATAAACAGCTTAACCAATTACGAAGCCGTTGAGTTAGAAAACACTTTTAAAGCTTTTATGGAAGAAAAAGGCTTTAAAATGGGCGATGTAATGCTGCCCTTCCGGATTATGCTGGTAGGGGGTAAGTTTGGCCCGCATGTGTTTGATATTGCCGCGCTATTGGGTAAAGAGGAAACCATCAAAAGGATTGAAGGTGCGCTGGTTGCGTTTACAGCTTAA
- the carA gene encoding glutamine-hydrolyzing carbamoyl-phosphate synthase small subunit, with translation MTNYTKLPAVLLLADGTAFYGKAAGKIGTTTGEICFNTGMTGYQEVFTDPSYYGQIMVTTNAHIGNYGVSHEEVESERIQIAGLVCKNYNIAYSRKQADESIQDYFQEQNIVSISDIDTRQLVRHIRDKGAMNAIISSEILDIEQLKAKLAEVPSMDGLELSSQVTTTETYTVGDESAPLRVAVLDLGVKKNILRNFSSRGVFAKVYPAKTSYADMEADFKPNGYFISNGPGDPAAMPYAVETVKDILKADKPMFGICLGHQLLALANDIPTQKMFNGHRGLNHPVKNIIKNHCEVTSQNHGFGVVPDAVRASDKVEITHVNLNDQSIEGIRVKDKKAFSVQYHPESSPGPHDSRYLFDDFVEMIK, from the coding sequence ATGACGAATTACACCAAACTTCCGGCTGTGTTATTATTGGCCGATGGTACTGCCTTTTATGGCAAGGCTGCGGGTAAAATTGGCACCACTACGGGCGAAATTTGTTTTAACACAGGTATGACCGGCTACCAGGAGGTATTTACCGATCCATCGTACTACGGCCAGATTATGGTGACTACCAATGCCCACATTGGTAACTATGGTGTCAGCCACGAAGAGGTAGAATCGGAAAGGATACAAATTGCCGGCCTGGTTTGTAAAAACTATAATATTGCTTACAGCCGCAAGCAAGCCGATGAATCTATCCAGGATTATTTCCAGGAGCAGAACATCGTTTCGATATCCGACATTGACACTCGTCAACTGGTACGCCACATTCGCGATAAGGGCGCAATGAACGCTATTATCTCGTCGGAAATATTGGATATTGAACAACTGAAAGCCAAACTGGCTGAAGTACCATCAATGGACGGGCTGGAGCTATCATCGCAGGTAACCACTACCGAAACTTATACCGTGGGCGATGAAAGCGCGCCATTACGGGTAGCGGTGCTTGATTTAGGTGTGAAGAAAAACATCCTGCGCAACTTTAGCTCTCGCGGCGTTTTTGCCAAAGTATACCCTGCTAAAACCAGCTATGCCGATATGGAGGCCGATTTTAAACCAAACGGTTACTTCATTAGCAACGGCCCCGGCGATCCGGCGGCTATGCCTTATGCGGTTGAAACAGTAAAAGATATACTGAAGGCCGATAAGCCTATGTTCGGTATCTGCCTTGGCCACCAGTTGCTGGCTTTGGCTAACGATATCCCAACCCAAAAAATGTTCAACGGTCACCGCGGCTTAAACCACCCGGTAAAAAATATCATCAAAAACCACTGCGAAGTTACTTCACAAAATCACGGCTTTGGTGTAGTGCCCGACGCAGTGAGGGCTTCGGACAAGGTAGAGATCACCCACGTAAACCTGAACGACCAATCGATAGAAGGTATCCGGGTGAAAGATAAAAAAGCATTCTCGGTACAATATCACCCCGAGTCATCACCCGGCCCGCACGATTCGCGGTACCTGTTTGATGATTTTGTGGAAATGATTAAATAA
- the panB gene encoding 3-methyl-2-oxobutanoate hydroxymethyltransferase → MSVHKEVKRITTHTLQEMKNRGEKIAMLTAYDYSMATIVDDAGIDVILVGDSASNVMAGHETTLPITLDQMIYHASSVVRAAKRALVIVDLPFGSYQGNSKEALNSAIRIMKESGAHGVKLEGGVEIAESVSRILAAGIPVMGHLGLTPQSIYKFGTYTVRAKQDVEAEKLRSDALKLQELGCFGIVLEKIPAALAKEVTDSLVIPTIGIGAGQHCSGQVLVIHDMLGINKGFTPRFLRQYANLYEVMSNAIKGYVTDVKASDFPNDKEQY, encoded by the coding sequence ATGTCTGTACACAAAGAAGTTAAACGCATTACCACTCATACCCTGCAGGAAATGAAAAACCGTGGCGAAAAAATTGCCATGCTTACTGCCTACGATTATTCGATGGCTACTATAGTAGATGACGCGGGTATAGATGTGATATTGGTTGGCGATTCGGCATCGAACGTAATGGCGGGGCATGAAACCACCTTGCCAATCACATTGGACCAGATGATCTATCATGCATCGTCGGTAGTGCGGGCGGCTAAGCGCGCACTGGTCATAGTCGACCTACCATTTGGTTCATACCAGGGTAATTCAAAAGAGGCGTTGAACTCGGCTATCCGGATCATGAAAGAATCGGGAGCGCACGGCGTAAAGCTGGAGGGCGGTGTAGAAATAGCGGAATCGGTCAGCCGGATATTAGCAGCAGGCATCCCGGTAATGGGTCACCTGGGTTTAACCCCGCAATCCATTTACAAATTCGGCACTTATACCGTCAGGGCCAAACAGGACGTCGAGGCTGAAAAGCTTAGAAGCGATGCGCTGAAGCTGCAGGAACTGGGCTGTTTTGGGATAGTGCTGGAAAAAATACCCGCAGCATTAGCTAAGGAAGTTACCGATAGCCTGGTCATTCCAACTATTGGTATAGGTGCGGGCCAGCACTGCAGCGGGCAGGTGTTGGTAATTCACGATATGCTGGGCATTAATAAAGGCTTCACACCGCGATTTTTGCGCCAGTACGCTAATTTATATGAAGTAATGAGCAATGCCATTAAAGGCTACGTAACTGATGTAAAAGCCAGCGATTTTCCCAACGATAAGGAACAATATTAA
- a CDS encoding RluA family pseudouridine synthase, with amino-acid sequence MSQRLPFTPSGDITDDDIIYEDNHLIAVNKRAGDIVQVDDTGDEPLDEKVKKYLAKKYNKPNGAFLGVIHRLDRPVTGLILFAKTSKALERMNELFKTRQMRKTYFAIVRKRPEPPYGELVHWLVKNPKNNVTTAHGHDVKGSLRSELHYRLAGELNGYYLIEVNPITGRSHQIRVQLASLGCPIVGDNKYGYPRGSLHNSISLHARRLQFIHPIKKEPVEITAPLPKDGFWDKFAHLMPAVSDSEIKE; translated from the coding sequence ATGAGCCAACGATTGCCATTCACCCCCAGCGGCGATATTACCGACGATGATATTATATACGAGGACAACCACCTGATAGCCGTTAACAAGCGTGCTGGCGACATAGTGCAGGTGGATGATACCGGCGATGAGCCCCTGGATGAAAAGGTTAAAAAATATCTGGCTAAAAAATACAACAAACCCAATGGCGCTTTTTTAGGGGTAATTCATCGGCTGGACAGGCCGGTAACCGGACTTATTCTGTTTGCCAAGACCAGCAAGGCGCTTGAACGCATGAACGAGTTATTTAAAACACGGCAAATGCGCAAAACCTATTTTGCCATAGTGCGCAAACGCCCCGAACCCCCTTACGGCGAATTGGTACACTGGCTGGTAAAGAACCCTAAAAACAATGTCACCACCGCCCACGGGCACGATGTAAAAGGCAGCCTGCGCAGCGAACTGCACTATCGCCTGGCGGGTGAATTAAATGGCTATTATTTAATTGAAGTAAACCCCATCACCGGGCGTTCGCACCAGATCAGGGTGCAACTGGCATCACTGGGCTGTCCCATCGTTGGCGACAACAAATACGGTTACCCGCGCGGCAGTTTGCACAATAGCATCAGTCTGCACGCACGCCGCCTGCAATTTATCCACCCCATTAAAAAAGAACCGGTTGAAATAACCGCGCCACTACCCAAAGATGGTTTTTGGGATAAGTTTGCACATTTAATGCCGGCAGTAAGTGATAGCGAAATAAAGGAATAA
- the sucD gene encoding succinate--CoA ligase subunit alpha — MSVLVNKNSKVIVQGFTGKEGTYHAEQMIAYGTQLVGGVTPGKGGQQHLDRPVFNTVKDAVDKTGADVSIIFVPPPFGADAIMEAAEAGIKVIVCITEGIPTKDMIAVKEYLVGKDARLIGPNCPGIITADEAKIGIMPGFIFKKGNVGVVSKSGTLTYEAVDQVVKAGLGITTAIGIGGDPIIGTPTKEAVELLMNDPDTHGIIMIGEIGGGMEAEAARWIKEHGTKPVVGFIAGQTAPPGRRMGHAGAIVGGADDTAAAKMKIMAECGIRVVESPAEIGAAMAEELAKK; from the coding sequence ATGAGTGTACTTGTAAATAAAAATTCTAAAGTAATTGTTCAGGGTTTTACCGGTAAAGAAGGTACTTACCACGCCGAGCAAATGATTGCTTACGGAACCCAGTTGGTTGGTGGTGTAACACCGGGCAAAGGTGGTCAGCAGCATTTGGACAGGCCCGTTTTTAACACCGTAAAGGATGCCGTTGATAAAACCGGCGCCGATGTATCTATCATATTTGTTCCGCCTCCGTTTGGTGCCGATGCTATTATGGAAGCCGCAGAGGCCGGAATTAAAGTTATTGTTTGTATCACCGAGGGTATCCCAACCAAGGATATGATTGCGGTTAAAGAATATTTAGTTGGTAAGGATGCACGCCTGATCGGTCCTAACTGCCCGGGCATTATCACTGCCGACGAGGCTAAAATTGGTATTATGCCGGGCTTTATCTTTAAAAAAGGTAATGTGGGTGTAGTTTCAAAATCGGGCACGTTGACTTACGAGGCTGTTGACCAGGTGGTTAAAGCTGGTTTAGGTATCACTACCGCTATCGGTATCGGCGGCGACCCAATTATAGGCACCCCAACCAAAGAAGCGGTTGAATTGCTGATGAACGACCCTGACACTCATGGTATCATCATGATCGGCGAGATTGGCGGCGGTATGGAAGCTGAAGCTGCCCGCTGGATAAAAGAACATGGTACTAAACCTGTGGTTGGCTTTATTGCCGGACAAACCGCGCCTCCGGGCCGCCGTATGGGTCACGCCGGTGCAATTGTTGGCGGTGCCGACGATACCGCTGCCGCGAAAATGAAAATCATGGCCGAATGCGGCATCCGCGTGGTAGAATCGCCTGCTGAAATTGGCGCTGCCATGGCTGAGGAATTGGCTAAGAAATAA
- the dctA gene encoding C4-dicarboxylate transporter DctA, producing the protein MKKLLGNLTFQVLIAIVLGVIVGYYFKGFGPTAQTISKVFINMITMLIVPIIFLTIVLGIAGMNDMKKVGRVGGKALLYFELVTTFALLIGLVVANVLRPGDGVNANVHADTAKLAEYQKAAAEMKWGDFFAHIVPGNVFDAFAKGDVLQVLFFAILFGYGLSKLGETGKPLIATFDRLSKVFFNIMKVVMKLAPVGAFAGMAYTISKYGVKTLQPLAALMGSVYLTMFLFIFIVLNLICYLYKFSLWQYLKFIKEEILIVLGTSSSEPVLPAMMEKMEQFGCSKSVVGLVIPTGYSFNLDGTTIYLSMAVIFLAQVFKIPLSWEQQLVIIGILMLTSKGAAAVTGGGFIVLTSTLTAMKLIPVEGVAILLGVDRFMSEARAITNVIGNGIATIVIAKSEKEFNSPAIESTV; encoded by the coding sequence ATGAAAAAACTGCTCGGCAACCTCACCTTCCAGGTGCTAATCGCTATTGTATTGGGGGTAATAGTTGGCTATTACTTTAAAGGTTTTGGGCCAACAGCGCAAACCATTAGCAAGGTGTTTATTAATATGATCACCATGCTCATCGTCCCTATCATTTTCCTCACTATTGTGCTGGGTATTGCCGGCATGAACGATATGAAAAAGGTTGGCCGCGTAGGCGGCAAGGCGCTGCTGTACTTTGAATTGGTGACTACCTTTGCACTGTTAATAGGCTTAGTTGTGGCTAACGTTTTGCGCCCCGGCGACGGCGTAAACGCTAATGTACATGCCGATACTGCTAAGCTGGCCGAATACCAAAAGGCTGCAGCAGAAATGAAATGGGGCGATTTTTTTGCCCACATTGTTCCCGGGAACGTATTTGATGCATTTGCCAAAGGCGATGTTTTGCAGGTGTTGTTTTTTGCTATACTGTTTGGTTATGGACTGAGTAAATTGGGCGAAACAGGCAAACCGCTGATAGCGACATTTGACCGGTTATCGAAAGTGTTCTTCAACATTATGAAGGTAGTAATGAAGTTGGCCCCCGTTGGCGCTTTCGCGGGGATGGCTTATACCATCAGCAAGTACGGTGTGAAAACCCTGCAACCGCTGGCGGCTTTAATGGGATCGGTCTACCTCACCATGTTCCTTTTCATTTTTATAGTGCTGAACCTGATCTGTTACCTGTATAAATTCAGCCTGTGGCAATACCTGAAGTTTATTAAAGAGGAAATATTAATTGTGCTGGGCACCTCGTCGTCTGAACCCGTGTTGCCGGCCATGATGGAAAAGATGGAGCAGTTTGGCTGCAGCAAATCGGTAGTGGGGCTGGTAATCCCTACCGGCTATTCGTTTAACCTGGATGGCACAACCATTTATCTTTCCATGGCGGTTATATTCCTGGCGCAGGTTTTTAAAATTCCACTTTCGTGGGAACAGCAACTGGTAATTATCGGCATCCTGATGCTCACCTCGAAAGGCGCAGCAGCGGTGACCGGCGGCGGCTTCATTGTGCTGACTTCAACCCTTACCGCCATGAAACTGATCCCGGTTGAAGGGGTAGCCATATTGCTGGGTGTAGACCGGTTTATGTCGGAAGCGCGGGCAATTACAAATGTAATTGGCAACGGTATAGCAACGATAGTGATTGCGAAGAGTGAGAAGGAGTTTAACTCGCCGGCGATTGAAAGTACAGTTTAA
- a CDS encoding MoaD/ThiS family protein, translating into MKASILAFGIAKDIFGASAIEVDLPEQATARDLKTVLEQRYPRLKQLASYLLAVNNEYANDALLLTVRDEIAVIPPVSGG; encoded by the coding sequence ATGAAAGCAAGCATCCTGGCATTTGGCATTGCCAAAGATATTTTCGGGGCATCGGCTATTGAAGTTGACCTACCCGAACAGGCAACCGCGCGCGATTTGAAAACTGTGCTTGAGCAGCGCTACCCGCGGTTGAAGCAACTAGCATCGTACCTGTTAGCGGTGAATAATGAATATGCTAATGATGCTTTGCTATTAACTGTCCGCGACGAAATTGCGGTAATACCGCCGGTAAGCGGGGGGTAA
- a CDS encoding molybdenum cofactor biosynthesis protein MoaE, whose protein sequence is MNTQIHLSNEPLNIQSCIDWVMAPDCGGIDVFIGTVRNATKGKRVLRLEFEAYEKMALSEMQKLADKALQQWPIQRIALHHRTGVLEVGEVPVVIAVAAAHRDAAFEACRFIIDTLKQTVPIWKKEIFEDGEVWVSATP, encoded by the coding sequence TTGAACACACAGATCCATCTTTCCAACGAACCATTGAACATCCAATCCTGTATAGACTGGGTTATGGCCCCCGATTGCGGTGGTATCGACGTGTTTATTGGTACTGTGCGCAATGCTACCAAGGGCAAGCGTGTGCTGCGTTTGGAGTTTGAGGCTTACGAGAAAATGGCCCTCAGCGAAATGCAGAAACTGGCTGATAAGGCATTGCAGCAATGGCCCATCCAGCGTATAGCCCTACATCACCGCACCGGGGTTTTGGAAGTTGGCGAGGTGCCGGTAGTTATTGCCGTTGCCGCCGCCCACCGCGACGCGGCTTTTGAAGCCTGCCGGTTCATTATTGATACGCTGAAACAGACTGTCCCTATCTGGAAAAAGGAAATTTTTGAAGATGGTGAGGTTTGGGTTTCGGCTACGCCGTGA
- a CDS encoding HesA/MoeB/ThiF family protein, with protein MDISRYSCQIALPGFGRQAQQRLQKAKVLIVGMGGLGCPAAQYLAAAGIGTLGLADNDIISISNLHRQILYTPADAGLEKVAVAAARLQAQNTDIHVIVHDVKVTAENAMALFALYDVILDGTDNFETRYLLNDAAVLSGKPLIYGAIYQFEGQVAVWNTPNPDGTYSLNYRDLYPEVDATQVPNCAEGGVIPTLAGIIGCMQANEAIKYITQTGELLAGKMLILDTQTMQSRIIKIGSVTKANITKLPQTVAAQTISVADLKAGVTAGTIELIDIRGSEEHEDFNIGGRHIPAYKLERSLDNFDTSKTVVLYCTIGKRSADAVRKLKELKPELNVVSLEGGVKAWVDTE; from the coding sequence ATGGATATTTCCCGTTACAGTTGTCAGATTGCTTTGCCCGGGTTTGGCAGGCAAGCCCAGCAGCGTTTGCAGAAGGCTAAAGTGCTGATAGTAGGTATGGGCGGCCTGGGTTGCCCTGCGGCGCAGTATCTGGCAGCAGCGGGTATAGGCACATTAGGATTAGCCGATAATGATATTATTAGTATAAGCAACCTGCACCGGCAAATTTTATATACACCGGCAGATGCGGGATTGGAGAAAGTTGCAGTAGCAGCAGCGAGATTGCAAGCGCAAAATACTGATATTCACGTTATAGTACACGACGTAAAAGTTACTGCTGAAAATGCAATGGCGTTGTTTGCCTTGTATGATGTGATTTTAGATGGTACCGATAATTTTGAAACGCGCTATTTGCTGAACGATGCGGCAGTATTATCGGGCAAGCCGCTCATCTATGGGGCTATTTACCAGTTTGAAGGGCAGGTAGCCGTTTGGAATACCCCCAATCCCGATGGTACATACAGCCTTAATTACCGCGATCTGTATCCTGAAGTTGATGCAACCCAGGTGCCCAACTGCGCCGAAGGCGGCGTTATACCCACCCTTGCGGGGATAATTGGCTGCATGCAGGCTAATGAAGCTATAAAATATATCACCCAGACCGGTGAATTGCTGGCGGGTAAAATGCTGATACTGGATACACAAACCATGCAAAGCCGGATCATAAAGATAGGTTCGGTAACCAAAGCTAACATTACTAAATTGCCGCAAACCGTTGCCGCTCAAACCATATCTGTTGCCGATCTTAAGGCTGGGGTAACAGCGGGAACAATTGAATTAATTGATATCCGCGGAAGCGAAGAACATGAAGATTTTAACATCGGCGGCAGGCATATTCCGGCTTACAAACTGGAACGCAGTTTGGATAATTTCGATACTTCGAAAACAGTGGTTTTGTACTGTACAATAGGTAAACGCAGTGCCGATGCGGTTAGGAAGCTAAAGGAATTGAAGCCGGAGCTGAATGTGGTATCGCTGGAAGGTGGGGTAAAAGCTTGGGTGGATACCGAGTAA
- a CDS encoding NTP transferase domain-containing protein: protein MTLKEGKHKKHTALIRPDLGQFGRNEWAIVGAPCDDIKALAAQVITALSANAKIAYVDARHRDEPAHASAPLTAGADLEYITKPGGQQLNYSGEFNNFQNRILFNNADLILINGNHHPGKKQVVIIDSRKKASLQKRVGQLTNIGLILFAEGETEIFDFIKGAIPNWQAIPVENLKETEKIAKFFQNELKNAKPELYGLVLAGGKSERMGKDKGSINWHGKDQRYYIADLLKSYTDSVYISCRADQQQEVDPLYQTLPDTFTGMGPFGAILSAFREQPEKAWLVVACDLPLLDKDTLDYLVNQRDTSAIATAFKNSYDGFPEPLITIWEPKSYPVLLSFLAQGYSCPRKVLINSPINILQAPNPEALTNVNTPEEKDRVQSILQKRSITA from the coding sequence GTGACTTTAAAAGAGGGTAAACATAAAAAGCACACCGCGCTTATCCGCCCCGATCTTGGCCAATTTGGCCGGAACGAGTGGGCAATTGTTGGCGCACCTTGTGATGATATTAAAGCATTGGCGGCACAAGTGATAACCGCCTTATCCGCGAATGCAAAAATAGCTTATGTAGACGCCCGGCACAGGGATGAACCAGCGCATGCATCGGCACCACTTACCGCCGGGGCTGATTTGGAATATATTACTAAACCGGGCGGACAGCAACTGAACTATTCGGGAGAGTTTAATAATTTTCAGAACCGGATTTTGTTTAACAATGCCGACCTGATCCTGATCAACGGCAACCATCATCCGGGGAAAAAACAAGTGGTCATTATCGACAGCCGCAAAAAAGCATCGCTGCAAAAACGGGTAGGCCAACTCACCAATATTGGTTTAATATTATTTGCCGAGGGTGAAACCGAGATTTTTGATTTCATAAAAGGGGCTATTCCCAATTGGCAAGCAATTCCGGTAGAAAATTTAAAAGAAACGGAGAAAATCGCTAAATTCTTCCAAAACGAATTAAAAAACGCAAAGCCCGAATTGTATGGTTTAGTATTGGCCGGGGGCAAAAGCGAACGCATGGGAAAAGACAAAGGCAGCATCAACTGGCATGGCAAAGACCAGCGCTATTACATAGCCGACCTGCTGAAAAGCTATACTGACAGCGTCTATATCTCCTGTCGTGCAGATCAGCAACAGGAAGTTGACCCATTGTACCAAACCCTGCCTGATACCTTTACAGGGATGGGTCCTTTTGGGGCTATCCTTTCAGCATTTCGCGAACAGCCTGAAAAAGCCTGGCTGGTTGTAGCGTGCGATTTACCGCTGCTGGATAAGGACACTTTGGATTACCTTGTCAATCAGCGTGATACATCGGCTATTGCCACCGCTTTTAAAAACTCCTACGATGGTTTCCCCGAGCCGCTGATAACCATTTGGGAACCTAAAAGTTACCCCGTTTTACTGTCGTTTTTGGCGCAGGGATATTCCTGTCCGCGCAAGGTTTTAATCAATAGCCCTATAAATATACTACAAGCGCCGAACCCCGAAGCCCTTACCAATGTAAACACGCCCGAGGAAAAGGACAGGGTACAAAGCATTTTACAAAAGAGATCAATTACCGCCTGA
- the moaC gene encoding cyclic pyranopterin monophosphate synthase MoaC: MSLTHINEQGKPTMVNVGEKAVTLRTATARSIVVLPDEVLQQLTGGDLQTKKGSVFQVAIIAGIMAAKKTGELIPLCHPLGLDNCDIQIGLNDAQEVVVDCTASLTAKTGVEMEALVGASIAALTIYDMCKAMSHDIVIKETKLMAKTGGKRDFKRG; encoded by the coding sequence ATGAGCTTAACTCATATAAACGAACAAGGCAAACCCACCATGGTTAACGTTGGTGAAAAAGCGGTAACCCTCCGCACGGCCACCGCGCGCAGTATTGTGGTTTTGCCTGATGAAGTATTACAGCAGTTAACCGGTGGCGACCTGCAAACCAAAAAAGGCTCGGTATTCCAGGTTGCAATAATAGCCGGTATTATGGCCGCTAAAAAAACCGGGGAACTGATACCGCTGTGCCATCCGCTGGGATTAGATAATTGCGATATACAAATAGGCTTGAACGATGCGCAGGAAGTGGTGGTTGACTGTACAGCCAGCCTTACCGCTAAAACGGGCGTAGAAATGGAAGCTTTGGTAGGCGCCAGTATAGCCGCACTTACTATTTACGATATGTGCAAAGCCATGAGTCATGATATTGTAATAAAAGAGACCAAACTAATGGCCAAAACGGGAGGGAAACGTGACTTTAAAAGAGGGTAA